The genomic DNA ATGCGATGCGATGCGATGCGATGCGATGCGATGCGATGCGATGCGGAGGCGGCTCGGGGAGGCGTCGGCGGCCCGCGGCCCCGCCCGACCGGTGGGCCCGGGACGGCCGGCACCGTTGATCAGTCCTTGACCGCGCCTGCGGTCACGCCCGCGGCCACATAACGCTGGGCAAGGACGAGGAGGACGGCCGCCGGGATCGACGCGACGACGGCGGTGGCCATGATCGCGTTCCACTCCTGGTTGTTGTTGCCGATGTACTTGTAGATGCCGAGGGTGATCGGCCGCCAAGTGCCGCCGCCGTCAAGGGTGTTGGCGAAGACGAAGTCGGACCAGGCCCAGAGGAAGCTGAAGAGCGCCACGGTGACGACCGCGTTGCGGCTGACCGGCAGCACGACGGACCGGAAGGTGCGCCACGTGCCGGCGCCGTCGATACGGGCCGCGGAGATCAGCTCGCCGGGGATGCCCGACATGAAGGCCGTGAAGATCATCACGCCGAACGGCACGGCGATGGTGGAGTCCGCGATGATCAGCCCCCACCAGGAGTTGAGCAGGCCGAGGTCGAGGAAGATGCCGTAGAAGCCCATGGCCATGACGATGCCGGGGATCATCTGGGCGACCAGCAGGGCGAGTCCGAGGGTTCCGCCGCCCAGCGGGCGCAGTTTGGCCAGGGCGAAGCCGGCCGGGGCGGCGAGGACCAGGGTGAGGGCGACCGTGCCCAGGCCGATGAGCAGGCTGGTGCCGAGGTAGGGCATCTGGTCGTTCAGGACGGCCCGGTAGCCCTCGAAGGTGGGGTGCAGGGGCAGCAGATCGGGTGGGCTCTTGCGCATGTCCTGCTGCGGGGTGAGTGACACGTTGATCATCCAGTACACCGGGAACAGCATCACGGCGGTCAGCAGGACGCCGATGACGGTGTAACGGCGCTTTCCCGTACGGGACTTCATGCTTCCTGCCTCCTCTGGACGCGGATGTAGAGCAGGCCGAAGACGAGCGCGATGAGGATGAGGATGTTGCCGACGGCCGCGCCGGGGCCGAACTTCGGCAGCAGCGTGCCGAAGCCGAGCTGGTACGACCAGGTCGCGAGGGTGGACGACGCGTCGCCCGGACCGCCCTTGGTCATGATCCAGATCAGGTCGAACACCTTGAGCGTGTAGACCAGCCCGAGGAGCAGGGTGATCGCCGACACCGGGCGCAGCAGCGGGAAGGTGATCCGCCGGAACTGCTGCCAGGCACCGGCCCCGTCCAGGGACGCGGCCTCGTACAACTCGGCGGGGATGTTCTGGAGCCCGCTGTAGAGGATGACGAGGTTGAACGGGATGCCGATCCAGATGTTCGCGATGACGACCGAAGTCAGCGCCCAGTCGGGCGAGTTGAGCCAGTCCACCGGGGACACGCCCACGAAGTGCAGGGCGTAGTTGATGACACCGGACTCGCTGTTGAACATCCACGACCAGGTCGAGGCCGACACGATCAGCGGCAGCA from Streptomyces sp. NBC_01478 includes the following:
- a CDS encoding carbohydrate ABC transporter permease produces the protein MTIARVDRRSQRSPARSGATGTGQRTDASDLRRRQRRRSRLTALAFIAPLVVYLAAFYLYPLYRNLDLSLRDYTVRSFVQGDAPFSGLDNFRTVLDDPTFGPAMRHTVIFTFASIAFQYVAGLALAVFFNRHFRLAGTLRALFLIPWLLPLIVSASTWSWMFNSESGVINYALHFVGVSPVDWLNSPDWALTSVVIANIWIGIPFNLVILYSGLQNIPAELYEAASLDGAGAWQQFRRITFPLLRPVSAITLLLGLVYTLKVFDLIWIMTKGGPGDASSTLATWSYQLGFGTLLPKFGPGAAVGNILILIALVFGLLYIRVQRRQEA
- a CDS encoding carbohydrate ABC transporter permease produces the protein MKSRTGKRRYTVIGVLLTAVMLFPVYWMINVSLTPQQDMRKSPPDLLPLHPTFEGYRAVLNDQMPYLGTSLLIGLGTVALTLVLAAPAGFALAKLRPLGGGTLGLALLVAQMIPGIVMAMGFYGIFLDLGLLNSWWGLIIADSTIAVPFGVMIFTAFMSGIPGELISAARIDGAGTWRTFRSVVLPVSRNAVVTVALFSFLWAWSDFVFANTLDGGGTWRPITLGIYKYIGNNNQEWNAIMATAVVASIPAAVLLVLAQRYVAAGVTAGAVKD